A window of Candidatus Pantoea floridensis contains these coding sequences:
- the fis gene encoding DNA-binding transcriptional regulator Fis, producing the protein MFEQRVNSDVLTVSTVNSQDQVTQKPLRDSVKQSLKNYFAQLNGQDVSDLYELVLAEVEQPLLDMVMQYTRGNQTRAALMMGINRGTLRKKLKKYGMN; encoded by the coding sequence ATGTTCGAACAACGCGTAAATTCTGACGTACTCACCGTTTCTACCGTTAACTCTCAGGATCAGGTGACACAAAAGCCACTGCGTGATTCGGTAAAACAGTCATTAAAGAACTACTTTGCTCAACTGAATGGTCAGGATGTGAGTGATCTGTATGAGCTGGTATTGGCTGAAGTTGAGCAGCCTCTGTTGGACATGGTGATGCAGTACACCCGTGGCAACCAGACCCGTGCAGCTCTGATGATGGGTATCAACCGTGGTACTCTGCGTAAGAAGCTGAAAAAATACGGCATGAACTAA
- the dusB gene encoding tRNA dihydrouridine synthase DusB: MRIGHHQLRNRLIAAPMAGVSDKPFRTLCYENGAGMTVSEMLSSNPEVWASDKSRLRMVHSDEPGIRAVQIAGCDPDEMAAAARINVASGAQVIDINMGCPAKKVNRKMAGSALLQHPQLVESILTAVVNAVDVPVTLKIRTGWDKENRNCVEIAQLAERCGIQALTIHGRTRACLFEGFAEYDSIRTVKQSVSIPIIANGDITDPHKARAVLDYTGADALMVGRAAQGRPWIFREIQHYLDTGELLAPKPMAEVKQMLIGHIRELHDFYGQRKGYRIARKHVSWYLQESAPDDQFRRTFNAIEDASEQLEALEAYFENLA; encoded by the coding sequence ATGCGCATTGGACATCATCAGCTACGTAATCGACTCATTGCTGCGCCTATGGCCGGAGTATCCGATAAGCCATTTCGCACCCTGTGTTATGAGAACGGTGCCGGTATGACTGTCTCCGAGATGCTGTCATCTAACCCGGAAGTTTGGGCCAGTGACAAATCCCGTTTGCGTATGGTGCATAGTGACGAGCCCGGTATTCGTGCCGTGCAGATTGCCGGTTGCGATCCTGATGAGATGGCTGCTGCCGCGCGCATTAATGTGGCGTCTGGCGCGCAGGTTATCGATATCAACATGGGCTGCCCGGCCAAAAAAGTGAATCGTAAGATGGCAGGTTCAGCGCTGCTGCAACATCCGCAACTGGTGGAGTCGATTCTCACCGCGGTAGTGAATGCAGTGGATGTACCGGTTACGCTGAAGATTCGCACCGGCTGGGACAAAGAAAATCGTAATTGTGTAGAGATTGCCCAATTGGCTGAACGCTGTGGCATTCAGGCTCTCACCATTCATGGCCGCACACGCGCCTGTTTGTTTGAGGGATTTGCTGAATACGACAGCATTCGGACAGTTAAGCAGAGCGTCTCCATTCCAATTATCGCGAATGGTGACATTACTGACCCGCATAAAGCCAGAGCGGTGCTCGACTATACCGGAGCCGATGCTCTTATGGTTGGCCGTGCCGCTCAGGGAAGACCGTGGATCTTCCGGGAAATCCAGCATTATCTGGACACAGGGGAGCTGCTGGCACCGAAGCCGATGGCTGAAGTCAAGCAAATGCTGATTGGACATATACGGGAGCTGCACGACTTTTACGGTCAGCGCAAAGGATACCGTATTGCCCGAAAACACGTTTCCTGGTATTTGCAGGAAAGTGCTCCTGATGACCAGTTTCGGCGCACATTCAACGCCATAGAGGATGCCAGCGAACAGCTGGAGGCGTTGGAGGCATACTTCGAAAATCTTGCGTAA
- a CDS encoding carbonic anhydrase, whose product MATHAAVPHSVPHWSYEGQAGPQHWGDLSLDYQTCHKGKFQSPINIRDTVAGHLPPLSLEFHTAAEKLVNNGHTLQVNVKDEDDFTLDGETFHLMQYHFHTPSENQIDSHSYPLEAHFVHANDEGELAVIAVMFEVGKENTALNPILAAMPMQENQEVAVKERMDLKPLFPEDRHYYRFSGSLTTPPCTEGLRWLVMKQPVMLSQSQLDAFKRALKHSNNRPLQPLHGRQIVE is encoded by the coding sequence ATGGCTACTCATGCTGCTGTGCCTCACTCAGTTCCACACTGGAGCTATGAAGGCCAAGCGGGCCCGCAACATTGGGGCGATCTGAGCCTGGATTACCAAACCTGCCATAAGGGTAAGTTTCAGTCACCGATTAATATCCGCGATACCGTTGCAGGCCACCTGCCACCACTGAGTCTGGAGTTTCACACCGCAGCAGAAAAACTGGTGAACAACGGCCATACTTTGCAGGTGAACGTTAAAGATGAAGATGACTTCACACTGGACGGGGAAACCTTCCATCTCATGCAGTATCACTTTCACACCCCGAGTGAAAACCAGATCGATAGCCATTCTTACCCGCTCGAAGCGCATTTCGTCCATGCCAATGATGAAGGTGAGTTGGCTGTCATTGCCGTGATGTTTGAGGTTGGTAAAGAGAATACGGCCCTGAATCCGATTCTCGCAGCCATGCCTATGCAGGAAAATCAGGAAGTGGCGGTGAAAGAGCGTATGGATTTAAAGCCGCTTTTCCCGGAAGATCGCCACTATTATCGCTTCAGCGGATCGCTTACCACGCCACCTTGTACCGAGGGTTTGCGCTGGCTAGTAATGAAGCAGCCAGTGATGCTGTCTCAATCTCAGCTCGACGCCTTTAAGCGGGCTTTGAAACACAGTAACAATCGCCCCCTGCAACCATTACATGGCCGTCAGATTGTAGAATGA
- the prmA gene encoding 50S ribosomal protein L11 methyltransferase has product MPWIQIKINSTGANAETLSDALMDVGAVSVTFQDTHDNPVYEPLPGETLLWGDTDVIGLFDAETEMSDVVAELSQHPLLGSAFRHKIEQIEDKDWEREWMDNFHPMRFGERLWICPSWRDVPDPNAVNVMLDPGLAFGTGTHPTTSLCLTWLDGLDLQGKTVIDFGCGSGILAIAALKLGAAQAIGIDIDPQAIQASRDNAERNGVSERLALYLPHQQPDNLQADVVVANILAGPLRELAPLISVLPKAGGHLGLSGVLASQAAGVCEAYEEQFDLDPVAEKEEWCRITGIRR; this is encoded by the coding sequence ATGCCTTGGATTCAAATCAAAATTAACAGCACCGGCGCTAACGCCGAAACCTTAAGCGATGCGCTGATGGATGTGGGTGCCGTATCGGTCACTTTCCAGGACACGCATGACAATCCGGTTTATGAGCCGCTGCCAGGTGAAACGCTCTTGTGGGGTGATACCGATGTCATCGGCCTGTTCGACGCCGAAACCGAGATGAGCGATGTAGTGGCTGAGCTGAGCCAGCACCCGCTGCTGGGATCCGCGTTCCGTCACAAGATCGAGCAGATCGAAGATAAAGACTGGGAGCGCGAATGGATGGATAACTTCCACCCAATGCGCTTCGGTGAGCGTTTATGGATCTGCCCAAGCTGGCGCGATGTACCCGATCCTAATGCCGTCAATGTGATGCTGGATCCGGGCCTGGCGTTCGGTACGGGCACCCATCCCACTACCTCGCTGTGTTTAACCTGGCTCGACGGGCTCGATCTGCAAGGCAAGACGGTGATTGATTTTGGCTGTGGCTCCGGCATTCTTGCCATCGCCGCACTGAAATTAGGTGCCGCGCAGGCGATTGGTATCGATATCGATCCACAGGCCATTCAGGCCAGCCGCGATAACGCCGAGCGTAATGGTGTATCTGAGCGTTTGGCACTCTATCTGCCGCACCAGCAACCGGATAATCTACAAGCGGATGTCGTGGTCGCCAACATCCTTGCAGGCCCGCTACGTGAGTTGGCACCGCTGATTAGCGTGCTGCCGAAAGCGGGTGGTCATCTTGGTTTATCGGGCGTGCTAGCCAGCCAGGCGGCAGGCGTGTGTGAAGCCTATGAGGAACAGTTCGATCTTGATCCGGTAGCGGAGAAAGAAGAGTGGTGCCGCATTACCGGCATACGTCGCTAG
- the panF gene encoding sodium/pantothenate symporter, with protein MDSEIILPLLAYLVLIAALSVFAMRKQRQGNFLSEYFLGSRSMGGFVLAMTITTTYISASSFIGGPGAAYKYGLGWVLLAMIQVPAVWLSLGVLGKKFAILARRYNAVTLNDMLYGRYGSTLLIWLSSLSLLVAFIGAMTVQFIGGARLLETAAGIPYDTGLLIFGGTIALYTAFGGFRASVLNDAMQGLVMLIGTFLLLFAVIHHAGGLESAVTKLHNIDPQLTSPEGVGNVITPTFLSSFAVLVCFGVIGLPHTAVRCISYKDSKAMHRGIVLGTIVVVILMFGMHLAGALGRVILPDLTIPDRVIPTLMITVLPPMAAGVFLAAPMAAIMSTINAQLLQSSATLIKDLYLRIAPQHSENEARLRMLSGTITFVLGVLLLLAAWNPPDMIIWLNLLAFGGLEAVFLWPLVLGLYWERANSTGAISGMLVGASCYTLLASLNIEWWGFHPIVPSLILSLLAFLVGNLFGRTPEARAAALE; from the coding sequence ATGGACTCTGAAATCATCCTTCCACTTCTGGCCTATCTGGTGCTGATTGCCGCGCTGTCGGTATTTGCCATGCGCAAACAGCGTCAGGGCAACTTCCTGAGTGAATACTTCCTTGGCAGCCGTTCAATGGGCGGCTTTGTGCTGGCCATGACCATCACCACCACCTACATTAGCGCCAGTTCATTCATTGGCGGCCCAGGTGCTGCCTATAAATATGGCCTTGGTTGGGTCCTGTTGGCGATGATTCAGGTGCCCGCCGTCTGGCTTTCGCTCGGCGTGCTGGGGAAGAAGTTCGCGATTCTGGCGCGACGCTATAATGCCGTCACGCTCAACGATATGTTGTATGGCCGCTATGGCAGTACGCTGCTGATCTGGCTCTCTAGCCTGAGTTTGCTGGTGGCGTTTATCGGCGCGATGACCGTGCAGTTCATCGGCGGTGCACGTCTGCTGGAGACGGCGGCGGGCATTCCTTACGACACTGGCCTGCTGATCTTTGGCGGCACCATCGCGCTCTATACGGCTTTCGGCGGCTTCCGCGCCAGCGTATTGAATGATGCCATGCAAGGCCTGGTGATGTTGATTGGTACCTTCCTGCTGCTTTTTGCGGTGATCCACCATGCAGGTGGGCTGGAAAGCGCGGTAACCAAACTGCACAACATCGATCCGCAGTTAACTTCGCCGGAAGGCGTCGGCAATGTCATCACCCCTACCTTCCTCAGCTCCTTTGCTGTGCTGGTGTGTTTTGGTGTGATTGGCCTGCCGCATACCGCCGTGCGCTGTATCTCTTATAAAGACAGCAAAGCCATGCATCGCGGCATTGTGCTTGGCACCATCGTGGTGGTGATCCTGATGTTCGGCATGCATCTGGCTGGTGCGCTGGGACGTGTGATTTTGCCCGATCTCACCATTCCCGATCGCGTGATACCCACACTGATGATCACCGTGCTACCGCCGATGGCTGCAGGCGTCTTTCTGGCAGCACCGATGGCGGCTATTATGTCGACCATTAATGCGCAGCTGCTGCAATCCTCCGCTACGCTAATCAAAGATCTCTACCTGCGTATTGCGCCGCAACACAGTGAAAACGAGGCGCGGCTGCGCATGTTATCAGGCACCATCACGTTTGTGCTCGGCGTTCTGCTGCTGCTGGCGGCGTGGAATCCACCGGATATGATTATCTGGTTAAATCTGCTGGCATTTGGTGGACTTGAAGCGGTATTCCTGTGGCCGCTGGTGCTGGGTTTGTACTGGGAACGAGCCAACTCAACCGGCGCGATCAGCGGCATGCTGGTCGGTGCCAGTTGCTACACGCTGTTAGCTAGCCTGAATATTGAATGGTGGGGTTTCCATCCGATCGTTCCTTCCCTGATCTTAAGCCTGCTGGCCTTCCTGGTAGGTAATCTGTTTGGCCGCACGCCCGAAGCACGCGCTGCGGCACTGGAATAA
- a CDS encoding YhdT family protein, with amino-acid sequence MDWRFLQANKEARWSFYLTLAYLAVWGLSAWLGGNDIGFFGLPRWFELSCMFAPLLFIVLCWLMVRVLFRDMSLEDNDGL; translated from the coding sequence ATGGATTGGCGTTTTTTGCAAGCGAACAAAGAGGCGCGCTGGTCGTTTTATCTGACGCTGGCCTACCTCGCCGTATGGGGATTGTCTGCCTGGCTGGGCGGCAATGACATTGGCTTCTTTGGCTTACCGCGGTGGTTCGAGCTCTCCTGCATGTTTGCTCCCCTGCTATTTATCGTGTTGTGTTGGCTGATGGTGCGCGTGTTATTCCGCGACATGTCGCTGGAGGATAACGATGGACTCTGA
- the accC gene encoding acetyl-CoA carboxylase biotin carboxylase subunit, which translates to MLDKIVIANRGEIALRILRACKELGIKTVAVHSTADRDLKHVLLADETVCIGPPPSVKSYLNIPALISAAEITGAVAIHPGYGFLSENADFAEQVERSGFIFIGPKADTIRLMGDKVSAITAMKKAGVPTVPGSDGSLTDDMEKNRAFAKRIGYPVIIKASGGGGGRGMRVVRSDKDLEQSINMTKAEAKAAFNNDMVYMEKYLENPRHIEIQVLADGQGNAIYLAERDCSMQRRHQKVVEEAPAPGITPELRRYIGERCSKACIDIGYRGAGTFEFLYENGEFYFIEMNTRIQVEHPVTEMITGVDLIKEQLRIAAGQPLSIKQEDVIIRGHAVECRINAEDPNTFLPSPGKITRFHAPGGFGVRWESHIYAGYSVPPYYDSMIGKLITYGENRDVAISRMKNALAELIIDGIKTNIELQMKIMSDENFQQGGTNIHYLEKKLGLQEK; encoded by the coding sequence ATGCTGGATAAAATTGTCATTGCTAACCGTGGTGAGATCGCGTTGCGCATTCTGCGTGCCTGTAAAGAGCTGGGCATCAAGACTGTTGCCGTCCACTCAACTGCGGACCGTGACCTGAAGCACGTGCTGCTGGCAGATGAAACCGTCTGCATCGGCCCGCCACCTTCGGTCAAAAGCTATCTGAACATCCCGGCACTGATCTCTGCCGCCGAAATTACCGGCGCGGTTGCTATCCACCCGGGTTACGGCTTCCTTTCTGAGAACGCCGATTTCGCCGAGCAGGTTGAGCGCTCTGGCTTTATCTTCATTGGTCCAAAAGCCGACACCATTCGCCTGATGGGCGACAAAGTGTCTGCTATCACCGCCATGAAGAAAGCTGGCGTACCTACCGTACCAGGATCGGATGGCTCGCTGACCGACGACATGGAAAAAAACCGTGCCTTCGCTAAGCGCATCGGCTATCCGGTGATCATCAAAGCCTCTGGCGGCGGCGGCGGTCGCGGTATGCGCGTAGTGCGCAGCGACAAGGATCTTGAGCAATCCATCAACATGACGAAAGCGGAAGCCAAAGCGGCTTTCAACAACGACATGGTTTATATGGAGAAGTATCTCGAGAATCCGCGCCATATCGAAATTCAGGTGCTGGCCGACGGCCAGGGCAACGCTATCTATCTGGCTGAACGCGACTGCTCAATGCAGCGTCGTCACCAGAAAGTCGTCGAAGAAGCACCAGCGCCGGGCATCACGCCGGAACTGCGTCGCTATATCGGCGAGCGCTGCTCCAAAGCCTGTATTGATATCGGCTATCGCGGTGCGGGTACCTTTGAATTCCTGTACGAAAACGGTGAGTTCTACTTCATCGAGATGAACACCCGTATTCAGGTTGAACATCCGGTGACCGAGATGATCACCGGCGTGGATCTGATCAAAGAGCAGCTGCGCATTGCTGCTGGTCAGCCACTGTCGATTAAACAGGAAGATGTGATCATTCGCGGTCATGCGGTGGAGTGCCGTATCAACGCCGAAGATCCCAACACCTTCCTGCCAAGTCCGGGCAAGATCACCCGTTTCCACGCGCCGGGCGGCTTTGGCGTACGTTGGGAATCGCATATCTATGCCGGTTACAGCGTGCCACCGTACTACGATTCCATGATTGGTAAGCTGATTACCTACGGTGAAAATCGTGACGTGGCAATCTCGCGCATGAAGAATGCGCTGGCGGAACTGATCATCGACGGCATCAAGACCAACATTGAGCTGCAGATGAAAATCATGTCCGATGAAAACTTCCAGCAAGGTGGGACGAACATCCACTATCTGGAGAAGAAACTCGGCCTGCAAGAGAAGTAA
- the accB gene encoding acetyl-CoA carboxylase biotin carboxyl carrier protein, whose protein sequence is MDIRKIKKLIELVEESGISELEISEGEESVRISRSPANTGYPMMQQAYAAPMMQQPALATAVAPAAPVAAEAAKPEISGHIVRSPMVGTFYRTPSPDAKAFIEVGQKVNAGDTLCIVEAMKMMNQIEADKSGVVKAILVESGQPVEFDEPLVIIE, encoded by the coding sequence ATGGATATTCGTAAAATTAAGAAACTGATCGAACTGGTTGAAGAGTCTGGCATCTCCGAGCTGGAAATCTCCGAGGGCGAAGAGTCCGTTCGTATCAGCCGTTCACCTGCAAATACCGGCTACCCGATGATGCAGCAGGCTTACGCTGCGCCAATGATGCAGCAACCTGCGCTGGCGACTGCCGTTGCACCAGCAGCACCGGTTGCCGCTGAAGCCGCTAAACCAGAAATCAGTGGCCACATCGTGCGTTCGCCGATGGTTGGCACCTTCTATCGCACCCCAAGCCCGGATGCGAAAGCCTTTATCGAAGTCGGCCAAAAAGTGAATGCTGGCGACACCCTGTGCATCGTTGAAGCGATGAAAATGATGAACCAGATCGAAGCCGACAAATCCGGTGTTGTGAAGGCGATCCTGGTCGAAAGCGGCCAACCGGTTGAATTTGACGAGCCGCTGGTCATCATCGAATAA
- the aroQ gene encoding type II 3-dehydroquinate dehydratase, giving the protein MAHKFHILLLNGPNLNLLGTREPDKYGHTTLTQIVDDLTQQADQHHVKLSHLQSNAEFQLIDRIHEARGNVDYIIINPAAFTHTSVALRDALLAVSIPFIEVHLSNVHAREPFRHHSYLSDVSAGVICGLGADGYSWALQTAVKRLSHSN; this is encoded by the coding sequence ATGGCGCACAAATTTCACATACTGCTTTTGAACGGTCCCAATCTTAACTTACTGGGAACGCGTGAGCCTGATAAGTATGGTCATACTACGCTGACGCAAATCGTCGACGATCTGACGCAGCAGGCCGATCAGCACCATGTGAAATTGAGTCATTTGCAATCGAACGCAGAGTTTCAGTTGATTGATCGTATCCACGAAGCACGCGGTAATGTGGATTACATCATCATCAACCCTGCTGCGTTCACGCATACCAGTGTTGCACTGCGTGATGCCCTGTTGGCGGTTAGTATTCCTTTTATTGAGGTGCATCTCTCTAACGTGCATGCACGCGAGCCGTTCCGACATCACTCCTATCTTTCCGATGTATCTGCCGGCGTCATCTGTGGACTTGGCGCTGATGGATACTCTTGGGCTTTACAAACGGCAGTAAAACGCCTGTCACATTCCAATTAA
- the msrQ gene encoding protein-methionine-sulfoxide reductase heme-binding subunit MsrQ: MRLTLRHITALKVVLHLAAFLPFVYLFMAASQGWLSADPAKDIQHFTGRMALKLLLATLLVSPLTRYLKQPLLIRTRRLLGVWCFAWASLHLTSYYLLELGYDHLRLLGSEIVSRPYLLLGMISWVMLFALAVTSFQRMQRKLGRRWQTLHNGIYLVAILAPIHYLWSVKVLSPQPVIYAVLAMGLLAWRYNKLRKLLHR; encoded by the coding sequence GTGCGCCTCACTTTACGCCACATCACAGCGTTAAAAGTCGTGCTGCATCTGGCAGCTTTTCTGCCGTTTGTTTACCTTTTTATGGCCGCGAGCCAGGGATGGCTAAGCGCCGATCCGGCGAAAGACATCCAACATTTTACCGGCAGAATGGCGCTGAAATTACTGTTAGCCACGCTGCTGGTCAGCCCGCTCACGCGCTATCTTAAACAGCCGTTATTGATTCGTACCCGGCGCTTACTCGGGGTGTGGTGTTTTGCCTGGGCGAGTTTGCATCTAACCAGCTACTACTTGCTGGAACTGGGCTACGATCATCTGCGTCTACTCGGTAGCGAGATCGTTTCACGCCCTTATCTGTTACTGGGCATGATCAGCTGGGTGATGTTATTTGCCCTCGCAGTCACTTCATTTCAACGCATGCAACGCAAGCTCGGCCGTCGCTGGCAAACGCTGCACAATGGCATCTATCTTGTCGCGATCCTCGCCCCCATTCACTATTTATGGTCCGTGAAAGTGCTGTCGCCACAGCCCGTGATTTACGCCGTACTGGCTATGGGGCTGTTAGCGTGGCGTTACAATAAGTTGCGTAAACTTCTCCACAGATAG
- the msrP gene encoding protein-methionine-sulfoxide reductase catalytic subunit MsrP, which translates to MNLKHLLTEADVTPESVFNMRRRQVLKALGLGAAAASLPGTAHADVLGWFKGNDRPPAPAGKDLQFTKPAEWQADLPLTPFDKVSGYNNFYEFGLDKADPAANAGTLKTDPWQLRIEGEVAKPMTLDMDDIFKRFAMEQRIYRMRCVEAWSMVIPWVGFELNKLLKLVEPNSNARYVAFETLYAPDQMPGQKDRFIGGGLDYPYVEGLRLDEAMHPLTLLSTGVYGKALPPQNGAPIRLTVPWKYGFKGIKSIVKITLTHDRPPTTWSQIAANEYGFYANVNPHVNHPRWSQATERFIGAGGILKVDRQPTLLFNGYAKEVASLYRGLDLRENY; encoded by the coding sequence ATGAACCTGAAGCACTTGCTCACAGAAGCCGACGTCACGCCAGAAAGCGTCTTTAATATGCGCCGCCGTCAGGTGCTGAAAGCACTAGGATTAGGTGCCGCAGCAGCCAGTTTGCCAGGTACAGCACACGCCGATGTGCTGGGCTGGTTTAAAGGTAACGACCGCCCGCCGGCGCCAGCAGGCAAAGATTTGCAGTTTACTAAACCGGCTGAATGGCAGGCGGATTTGCCGCTGACGCCGTTTGATAAGGTCTCAGGTTATAACAACTTCTACGAATTTGGTCTGGATAAAGCCGATCCTGCGGCCAACGCCGGTACGCTGAAAACCGATCCCTGGCAGCTACGCATTGAAGGCGAAGTCGCCAAACCGATGACGCTGGATATGGATGACATCTTCAAGCGCTTCGCCATGGAACAGCGCATTTATCGTATGCGCTGTGTTGAAGCCTGGTCGATGGTGATTCCGTGGGTTGGCTTCGAATTGAACAAATTATTGAAGCTGGTTGAGCCGAACAGTAACGCGCGCTACGTCGCGTTTGAAACGCTGTATGCGCCAGACCAAATGCCGGGGCAGAAAGATCGCTTTATCGGCGGTGGGCTGGATTATCCCTACGTTGAAGGTTTACGTCTGGATGAAGCGATGCATCCGTTGACGCTGCTCAGCACCGGCGTGTATGGCAAGGCGCTGCCGCCGCAGAATGGCGCACCGATTCGTCTGACGGTGCCGTGGAAATATGGTTTCAAAGGCATTAAATCGATCGTGAAAATCACGCTGACGCACGATCGTCCACCTACCACATGGAGCCAGATCGCTGCCAATGAGTACGGTTTCTATGCCAACGTGAACCCGCATGTTAATCATCCGCGCTGGTCGCAGGCCACTGAACGCTTCATCGGTGCGGGCGGGATTTTGAAGGTCGATCGCCAACCGACGCTGCTGTTTAACGGCTATGCGAAAGAGGTGGCTTCGTTGTATCGCGGCCTGGACCTACGGGAGAACTATTAA
- the csrD gene encoding RNase E specificity factor CsrD — MRLTTKFSAFITLLSLLAMLLMLVGCAFSFIWLSQQRVETRMHTLAVEVDKALATQSPQELTQWLTRMMPVVNAEQMQLINGETLVFSLARHENPMLEDEPNRFVQFDLPLKHSPGLELRIVVLDPAKTWFRSFTGAYTLIVLLTVVGIMSALLVMTHRWLNRRWHNMEQLEARAERILAGERTTRSDAIDEWPPKASRAMDALLGDLKEAGEQRLRIDTLIRTFAAQDSRTGLNNRLFFDNQLATLLEDQEDVGTHGVVMMVRLPDLDTLHETLGPTLVEEYLFDLINMLSTFVLRYPGALLARYFRSDFAVLLPHRTLKEANSIADQLINAVDSLPPMRMVDRDDLIHIGISAWRSGQSVAQVMENVEMATRRAALQGGNSWSVGEGNTLDMGRGSVRWRTLLENTLNRGGPRLYQKPALLLDGKVHHRELLARVYDGDKEVVSAEFMPLVLQLGMTDSWDRQLVTRIAALSEMWPDETLALPVNLDSLLQRPFQRWLQKLLLQCSKSQRKRFLFELAEADVCQHLNRLVPVFHMLTAFGCRIAVDQAGLTVVSSAYIKQFPIEVIKLAPGLVRNIERRTENQLFVQSLLEVCKSSPTQVFAAGVRTSAEWQMLSGLGVSGGQGDFFAPSLPVNSNVKKHSQRYRI, encoded by the coding sequence ATGCGATTAACAACTAAATTTTCTGCGTTTATTACATTATTAAGCTTACTGGCAATGCTTCTGATGCTGGTGGGCTGCGCTTTTAGTTTTATTTGGCTATCGCAGCAACGCGTGGAAACGCGCATGCATACGCTAGCGGTTGAAGTTGATAAAGCGCTGGCGACACAATCGCCGCAAGAATTAACGCAGTGGCTGACGCGCATGATGCCCGTGGTGAATGCCGAACAGATGCAATTGATCAATGGCGAGACACTCGTGTTCAGTTTAGCCCGCCATGAAAATCCGATGCTGGAAGATGAGCCTAATCGCTTTGTTCAGTTCGATTTGCCGCTAAAGCATTCGCCCGGGCTCGAACTTCGTATCGTAGTGCTTGATCCCGCAAAAACCTGGTTCCGTTCTTTTACGGGTGCTTACACGCTAATTGTGCTACTCACCGTGGTGGGCATCATGTCTGCGCTGCTGGTGATGACCCATCGTTGGCTAAATCGTCGCTGGCATAATATGGAGCAGTTAGAAGCGCGGGCCGAACGTATTCTGGCCGGTGAGCGCACAACGCGCAGCGACGCTATCGATGAGTGGCCGCCAAAAGCCAGCCGCGCTATGGATGCATTACTGGGTGATTTAAAAGAAGCAGGCGAACAGCGGTTACGTATTGATACCTTAATTCGTACTTTCGCGGCGCAAGATTCGCGCACGGGTCTGAACAATCGTTTGTTCTTTGATAACCAGCTCGCGACCTTGCTTGAAGATCAGGAAGATGTCGGTACTCATGGGGTTGTCATGATGGTACGCCTGCCGGATCTCGATACGCTGCACGAAACGCTCGGCCCCACGCTGGTGGAAGAGTACCTGTTTGATCTCATCAATATGCTCTCTACGTTTGTGCTCAGGTATCCGGGGGCATTGTTGGCTAGGTATTTTCGTAGCGATTTCGCCGTATTGCTGCCGCATCGTACCCTGAAAGAAGCCAACAGCATCGCCGATCAGCTGATCAATGCCGTCGACTCGCTGCCACCGATGCGCATGGTTGACCGCGACGATTTAATTCACATTGGCATCAGCGCGTGGCGCAGCGGACAAAGCGTGGCGCAGGTGATGGAAAATGTAGAAATGGCAACGCGACGCGCGGCATTGCAAGGTGGCAATAGCTGGTCGGTCGGTGAAGGGAATACGCTGGATATGGGACGCGGCAGCGTGCGCTGGCGCACCTTGCTGGAGAATACGCTGAATCGCGGCGGCCCGAGGTTATATCAGAAACCAGCACTGCTATTGGATGGTAAAGTCCATCATAGAGAGTTGCTGGCGCGGGTGTATGACGGCGATAAAGAAGTGGTTTCGGCCGAATTCATGCCGCTGGTGCTGCAGCTAGGCATGACCGATAGCTGGGATCGCCAACTTGTTACGCGTATTGCTGCCCTCTCTGAGATGTGGCCCGATGAAACGCTGGCCTTGCCGGTCAATCTCGATTCACTTTTGCAGCGGCCTTTCCAGCGCTGGCTGCAAAAACTGCTGTTGCAGTGCAGCAAATCGCAAAGAAAACGTTTTTTATTTGAACTTGCAGAGGCCGACGTTTGTCAACACCTCAACCGTTTAGTACCGGTTTTCCATATGTTAACCGCATTTGGCTGTCGTATTGCGGTGGATCAGGCGGGTTTGACGGTGGTGAGCAGCGCTTACATCAAGCAGTTCCCAATTGAGGTGATCAAGCTCGCGCCGGGTTTAGTGCGAAATATCGAACGGCGCACTGAGAACCAGCTGTTCGTGCAGAGTCTGCTGGAAGTGTGTAAGTCGTCGCCGACGCAGGTTTTCGCGGCGGGCGTACGTACCAGCGCGGAGTGGCAAATGCTGTCAGGCTTGGGCGTTTCAGGCGGGCAGGGCGATTTCTTTGCCCCTTCACTGCCGGTCAACAGTAATGTGAAAAAACACTCACAACGTTATCGGATTTAA